In one Streptomyces sp. NBC_00597 genomic region, the following are encoded:
- a CDS encoding helix-turn-helix transcriptional regulator, which produces MKAENLRGNLEGMLLSVLEPGAQHGYAVIEELKRRSGDTINLPTGTVYPALHRLEAAGLVGSEWGIHNGRRRRNYFLTTAGRRALADKRTAWQEISSVISVVLGG; this is translated from the coding sequence GTGAAGGCGGAGAATCTGAGGGGCAACCTGGAAGGCATGCTGCTGTCGGTGCTGGAACCCGGCGCGCAGCACGGCTACGCCGTGATCGAGGAACTCAAGCGGCGCAGCGGCGATACCATCAACCTCCCCACCGGGACGGTCTATCCGGCACTGCACCGGCTGGAGGCCGCGGGCCTGGTCGGCAGCGAGTGGGGCATCCACAACGGCCGCCGCCGCCGCAACTACTTCCTCACCACGGCCGGACGCCGGGCGTTGGCCGACAAGCGGACGGCATGGCAGGAGATCTCCTCCGTCATCTCCGTCGTGCTGGGCGGGTAG